CAAGTGGAAACTCCAAAGACAAGTTCAACTTTGTCTATTTGATGAACTTGCTTCCTGTGCTTTGTctcatttcataaaatatattagaattGTGTACGATTGGCAGAGAAGTCAATGTACGGCAGGTATGTCGTATTCTGTTGTTATAGCATTGATAAAATGATTTGGCCGGTTAGCGAAAGTTAACATGTGGCTGTTTCACCCCAGTCATCCAACGGGGGATGGAAATTTGGAAGGACAAGGACGACGATGGAGGCTACCCCTCTGCTCTATGCTCCACCCTACgttcttttttcttcttgttgtgAGGCAAATACAGGAGCagaagatttttaatttttattgaaattcaaTGATGTAATTCAAAAAAAGTGCAAGGACATAAATTTCAGTTTCATTTAAACTCACCACCCCCACTAAATAGGTTCGTAATTTTgcatttacatatttacatcACAATTAAAAACTTAAGTAGTAAGATCACACAACACAACTTCCAAACCAGATAGCTGCGGTACACAGGAGAATTTCAAACTTAAGATTTCTGATGCCAATTGTTACAACTGGTAATTGGAAAGTTCAAGGTAATCGGAAGTGAGGGGCCTCAACACACCACTAGCTTCAGCCTCTATCAGCTCCACCTGCCTTTTGAAGAGGTGCATATACACCACCCAATCACCTTCTCTAGCAGGACTCGGCATCGGCATGACATATCCAGAATCCCCTCCCCAAGGAAAATGGTATGACCCGAATAGAGGCTTACCCCATCCGAAATCCACTTTCGAAACCGGGAAACGCTGCCCCGATGACACTACAAAAGCCGGTCCCTCCTCGCTGCCATTGCTATATATCTTAGCCAGTGCTGGCTCAGGACGATGAGCTTCAACCCAGTCAATCAGGCCCAGGAAGTGTTCCTTTGTCACCGCTTGCTCCAGGAAGTCATGTACCTGATTAGCCACCCACCACAATGGTTTTTCCATCAGTTCACTTACTCTCTGCCCTCCAAACGGAATGGAAAGGACATTTCCGAAATAACAACTCATTGAACTCGCTTTCTCTTCATCTCCTTCGCCTAATCTGGCCCTTCCGTCCACCACAATCCCCATCTTGGTGGACTTGAAACCGTCCTGTGCAGCAAGGACTGCTATCATTTTCCATAAGAAGGCACTGAAAGACTCGAGCTTGGTCCTTTTGTATCCGTTAGTGCAGGCCAGTGATTGAAGTTCGTCGAGTTGCTCAGAAGTGATGTAATATATACGACTAATAAGATGATCAGTGGGTTGATAGTGCTGTTTAGGGGGTGGTAGTGAGGATATGGGCACATACATGTGATCCAGAGACGGATCGATGCACCCTGGACGCCTGGGGTTCA
This sequence is a window from Gossypium raimondii isolate GPD5lz chromosome 5, ASM2569854v1, whole genome shotgun sequence. Protein-coding genes within it:
- the LOC105770486 gene encoding coniferyl alcohol acyltransferase, whose product is MGAKVDFTVTVSKEEIVAAVLPLQQHWLPLSNLDLLLPPVDVGVFFCYKKPEGSIVSFTSMASVLKKAMAQALVSYYAFAGEVVANTVGEPELLCNNRGVDFVEAYADVELRDLDLHNPDESIEGRLVPEKKHGVLSVQATELRCGGIVVACTFDHRIADAYSANMFLVSWAEMARSKSISLVPSFRRSLVNPRRPGCIDPSLDHMYVPISSLPPPKQHYQPTDHLISRIYYITSEQLDELQSLACTNGYKRTKLESFSAFLWKMIAVLAAQDGFKSTKMGIVVDGRARLGEGDEEKASSMSCYFGNVLSIPFGGQRVSELMEKPLWWVANQVHDFLEQAVTKEHFLGLIDWVEAHRPEPALAKIYSNGSEEGPAFVVSSGQRFPVSKVDFGWGKPLFGSYHFPWGGDSGYVMPMPSPAREGDWVVYMHLFKRQVELIEAEASGVLRPLTSDYLELSNYQL